Proteins from a genomic interval of Candidatus Dormiibacterota bacterium:
- the rpoD gene encoding RNA polymerase sigma factor RpoD: MARKKASAAATQTPTLTLDELKKKLVARGKVSGSLTYEEINAAFDALDDVNPDQIDELFEEISAMGIEIVDETKEEKPEVEAGVEEPIPEGVSLEDPVRMYLKEIGRVPLLSMEQEKSLAMRIEAGVLELGKNGTADSGIVVTGEEAKRQLTEANLRLVVSIAKKYVGRGMLFLDLIQEGNLGLIRAVEKFDYRKGYKFSTYATWWIRQAITRALADQARTIRIPVHMVETINRLIKISRQLLQELGREPTVEEIAETMGLTPEKVREVMKISQEPISLETPIGEEEDSHLGDFIEDQEAVAPAEAASVMLLKEKMADVLQNLTERERKVLVLRFGLEDGHQRTLEEVGQEFGVTRERIRQIEAKALRKLRHPSRGKALKDYWSNE, translated from the coding sequence ATGGCACGCAAGAAGGCAAGTGCGGCAGCGACGCAGACCCCGACGCTGACGCTGGACGAACTCAAGAAGAAGCTGGTCGCTCGCGGTAAAGTGAGCGGATCGCTGACCTATGAGGAAATCAACGCGGCGTTCGACGCGCTCGACGACGTCAACCCGGACCAGATCGACGAATTATTTGAAGAGATCTCTGCCATGGGCATCGAGATCGTCGACGAAACCAAAGAAGAGAAGCCCGAAGTTGAGGCCGGCGTCGAAGAACCGATCCCCGAAGGGGTATCGCTCGAAGACCCCGTGCGCATGTATCTCAAGGAGATCGGCCGCGTCCCGTTGCTCTCGATGGAGCAAGAGAAATCGCTGGCCATGCGCATCGAAGCCGGAGTGCTCGAATTGGGCAAGAACGGCACCGCCGATTCCGGCATCGTCGTTACCGGCGAAGAAGCGAAACGCCAGCTCACCGAGGCCAACCTGCGGCTCGTGGTTTCGATTGCGAAGAAGTACGTTGGACGCGGCATGCTGTTCCTGGATCTTATCCAGGAGGGGAACCTCGGCCTCATTCGTGCCGTCGAGAAGTTCGATTATCGCAAGGGCTACAAGTTCTCGACCTATGCGACGTGGTGGATCCGTCAGGCGATCACACGCGCGCTTGCCGACCAGGCTCGTACGATTCGCATACCCGTGCACATGGTTGAAACGATCAATCGCTTGATCAAAATTTCGCGCCAGCTCTTGCAAGAGCTAGGCCGCGAACCGACGGTCGAGGAGATTGCCGAGACGATGGGGCTTACCCCGGAGAAGGTCCGCGAGGTCATGAAGATTTCGCAGGAACCGATCTCGCTCGAAACCCCGATCGGCGAAGAAGAAGATTCGCATTTAGGCGATTTCATCGAAGATCAAGAAGCGGTCGCTCCGGCCGAAGCCGCATCGGTGATGTTGCTCAAAGAGAAAATGGCCGACGTCTTGCAAAACCTCACCGAGCGCGAGCGCAAAGTCTTGGTCCTGCGTTTCGGCTTGGAGGACGGCCACCAGCGGACGCTCGAGGAAGTCGGCCAAGAGTTCGGCGTCACGCGGGAACGCATCCGCCAGATCGAAGCCAAAGCCCTACGCAAGCTGCGCCACCCATCGCGCGGTAAAGCGCTCAAGGACTACTGGTCGAACGAGTAG